One Priestia megaterium DNA segment encodes these proteins:
- a CDS encoding DUF1450 domain-containing protein — protein MEYIVKFCPCNFEEELYDVKEKLQQISNVEIIEEKCLLYCGQCLVQPFALVNGKNIVSDSVNDLLSDILQHLEDTKINCSKTNLRVNCGGCGSCNYNKKQVLR, from the coding sequence ATGGAATATATTGTTAAGTTTTGCCCTTGTAATTTTGAAGAAGAGCTCTATGATGTAAAAGAAAAATTGCAACAAATTTCAAATGTTGAAATTATAGAAGAAAAATGTTTGCTTTATTGCGGCCAATGTTTAGTACAGCCATTTGCATTAGTCAACGGTAAAAACATTGTCAGTGATAGTGTCAATGATCTTCTTTCAGATATTTTGCAACATCTCGAAGACACAAAGATAAATTGCAGTAAAACAAATCTACGGGTGAATTGTGGAGGTTGTGGGAGTTGTAATTACAATAAGAAACAAGTACTTCGTTGA
- a CDS encoding Lrp/AsnC family transcriptional regulator translates to MDLIDRSLLQFIQEDSRITVSELSKKLLLSQLSIRKRLQRLEKNGVIQGFTVIISPNAIGKSVKAIIQIANLKIKTQQFEEIIKGEKDILECHRITGINSYFMKTAVSSIKQLEDFTNRLSLYGKVNTSLIIASPVSHQISLPKTEYLQPIKNE, encoded by the coding sequence ATGGATTTGATTGATCGTAGCTTACTGCAATTTATACAAGAAGATAGTAGAATTACTGTCAGTGAATTATCTAAAAAATTACTTCTAAGTCAATTAAGCATAAGAAAAAGACTACAACGTTTAGAAAAAAATGGTGTAATACAAGGTTTTACGGTAATTATTTCACCTAACGCAATTGGAAAAAGTGTAAAAGCAATTATTCAAATAGCAAATTTAAAAATAAAAACTCAGCAATTTGAAGAAATTATCAAAGGAGAAAAAGATATTTTAGAATGTCATCGGATAACCGGAATAAACAGTTATTTTATGAAAACTGCAGTTTCATCCATAAAACAGTTAGAAGACTTTACAAACCGTTTAAGCCTTTATGGTAAAGTCAATACATCTTTGATTATTGCTTCTCCCGTATCTCATCAAATTTCACTACCCAAAACTGAGTATCTTCAACCAATCAAGAATGAATAA